A window of Blastocatellia bacterium genomic DNA:
ATCTATCTCCGGTTGAAGGGCATTGTGCCGCCGCCTCAGCCGCCACTGTAGCGTTGATTCAGCCGGCGCGCATCTGCGGCTATGAAAGCATAGATGATCTCATCGCATGTGCTGTGAGCGGGTGGTCGTTTCAATGAGGACGTGACCATGAAGAGCTATCGAAAGGAATTGTGGTTCAACACGCCGACCCGGATGGCATTTATCAACATCACGCCACAGGTAGAAGAATGTGTGCGCGAAAGCGGTGTGCAGGAAGGCTTGGCGCTGGTCAATGCGATGCATATCACAGCTTCCGTGTTTATCAATGATGACGAAGCTGGCTTGCATCACGATTACAGTCAATGGCTGGAGCGACTGGCGCCGCATGAACCGACTGGTCAGTATCGCCACAATGATACGGGCGAAGATAATGCCGATGCGCACATGAAACGTCAGATCATGGGGCGCGAAGTCGTCGTTGCGATCACCAAAGGTCGGCTCGATTTCGGTCCGTGGGAACAAATTTTCTACGGCGAATTTGATGGACGGCGGCGCAAGCGCGTCTTAGTGAAGATCATCGGAGAGTGACCTGCATGCCGGTGATTTCGCCGTCGTCGTACACACCGCCGTGGTGGTTGACCAATGGGCATGCGCAAACCATCCTGACGGCGCTCCGTCGCGTCACTGGCGTTCATTATCAGCGGGAGCGCATCAGCACGCCGGACGATGATTTTTTAGACTTGGACTGGGCGCGCATTGGAGCGCAGAAGCTGGCCATCCTGTCGCACGGGCTGGAAGGCAACAGCCGCCGTCCCTACATCCTGGGCATGGTCAAGGCGCTGCATCGGCGCGGCTGGGACGCGCTGGCGTGGAATTACCGTGGTTGCGGCGGCGAGCCAAATCGGCAACCGTTCTTCTATCACAGCGGGGCGACCTATGACTTGCATACAGTCGTGCTGCATGCGCTCCGTCAGAACGTCTATAGCGAGCTGGCGCTCATCGGGTTCAGCCTCGGCGGGAATCTGACGTTGAAGTACCTGGGCGAACAGGTTTATCCGATCAGTCCGCTCATCAAGAGAGCGGTCGCTGTGTCTGCACCATGTGATTTGAAAACGGGGGCGCTGAAGATGATGCGACCGGAAAATCGTCTTTACATGATGATGTTTTTGCGGAGTCTTCACCAGAAGATCAAAGCGAAAATGCAGGTGATGCCTGACGTGATCAATGACGATGGCTTTGAGCAGATCAAAAACTTCAAAGACTTCGACGATCGGTATGTGGCGCCATTGCACGGGTTCAAAAACGCCGAGGATTATTGGGCGAAAGCGAGCAGCCGGCCTGTCATTCCCAACATTCGCGTTCCGACGCTGCTGATTAACGCGCGGAATGATCCGATGCTGGGGGAAGGGGCGTTTCCCTACGAAGAAGCGGAAGCCAATCCTTATTTCTTTTTTGAGGCGCCGGCATCGGGCGGCCACGTTGGTTTCATCAGCTTCAATTCCAACGGCGAGCTTTGGTCTGAAACGCGCGCGCTGGAATTTCTTCAACAACCGATTCACGTCACTGCGCACGGGCGATGAGCCTCTCGGTCAAACGCCGCAAGAAAGTTTCAGTATGAGGTTGCTGTGCTGACCGGCCATCCGGGCGATGAGCTTGGAGGTCAAACAATGCCAGGAAGGGTTGCGCGGGCGCGTCGTTCCGTTTTAGCATGAAGCACAGTTATGGACTACATTGCGTGGGCCATTCCGTTCTTCGTCGGTTTGATTGCCATTGAAGTAGCCGTCGCGTGCTGGTTGGGCCGACCGTACTATCGCTTCAACGACGCGATCACCGACATCGGTTGCGGCATCGGGCAGCAGGTCGTCGGGTTGTTCTTCAGGACAGGGTTGTTTCTCGGTTACGTCTATTTCTATGAGCGATTCGCGCTGATTGATTTCTCGAACAAGCCCCTGGCCGCCTGGATCGTTGCATTCGTCGGCGTGGATTTCCTCTACTATTGGTGGCATCGCTGGAGTCATCGTGTGAATTTTCTCTGGGCCATTCACATCGTTCATCACCAGAGCGAAGAGTACAATCTGGCGGTTGCGCTGCGGCAGGCCTGGTTTTCTGGTCTCACCGCGTGGGTTGTCTACTTGCCACTGGCTTTTCTTGGCATTCCGCCGCTCGTGTTTGTCGCGATGGTTTCCATCAGCACGCTTTATCAGTTTTGGATTCACACACGATTGATCGGCAAACTTGGATGGCTCGAATGGATCATCAACACGCCGTCGCACCACCGCGTTCATCATGGTCGCGATCCGAAATACATTGATAAAAACTATGGCGCAACCCTGATCAGTTGGGACCGGCTCTTCGGTACGTTTCAGGAAGAAGAGGAGGAGCCGTTGTATGGCACGGTCAAGCCCTACGCCAGTTGGAATTCGATTTGGGCAAACTTCGACTACTGGGCGCAACTGTGGCAACAAGCGCGACGCGCGCCATACGTGTGGGACAAGATACGAATTTGGTTCATGCCGCCGGAGTGGCAGCCGCGTGGCCTTCAGTCGCCGCCGCCAGCGGATTCGGGTGAGCGCATCCGCTATGAGACGCGCGTTCCGCTTGGACTGAACGGATACATTGCCTTGCAGTATGCCGTACTGGTTCCTGCCATGATGTGGTTAATGCTGAACGCTGACTCATTGCGACTGAGCGAGCGCGTCGGCGCAGTCAGCTTGATTCTGCTGACGCTGTTGATCTGGGGCGGGCTGTTTGAGAAAAAGTACTGGGCGCTGCCGCTGGAACTGGGGCGGTTGGCTCTTATAGCCGCCGCCACGCTCGCCTATAGCTGGGCTGAGCCAGCGATATGGCCACTTGGAGCGGTCACTTCAGTCATCGTGCTGTTGCTGGCCGGCTGGATTCTGCGCTATCGTTCGCTCTTGATGGTGTCAGAGCGGCGTGTAGTGCCTCTTTGGGGCAGATAGGATTTTGCTGCAAGCCGAGGCCGCACGCTGCGACGCTGCCTTCCCAAGGTTCGGCGCGCCGCTGGACTCCCGCAGCGTTGCCGCGACCAACCAGATCAGACGGTCATCATCAACCTCTTCCAACCCTTCCAAGCGTTTGTTCCTTCACGCTGGCACGCCCGCCAATCGCGATGTTTGTTGACAGGAGAGCGGGTTTATCTGTAGGATGTGGACTCCTCATCGCAGACAGGTAGAGTGCTATGAATAATCTCTATGAAAAAGCGCAGGAGGCTGCTGAATTCATCCGGTCGGCTTATGCTCAAGCGCCGCGTTGCGCTGTCGTGCTCGGTTCTGGCCTCGGCGCATTTGCTGACAGGCTCGGTGGAAGCGTCAAGATTCCTTACCAGCAGATTCCGCATTTTCCTGTGTCAACCGCAGTAGGCCATGCCGGGCGATTAGTGCTCGGCCAGTGTGACGGCGTAGACGTGGTGGCCATGCAAGGGCGCTTTCATGCCTACGAAGGTTGGACGATGCAGCAGGTAACGTTTCCCATCCGAGTCTTTGGGTTGTTGGGCATCAAAGCGCTGGTGCTGACCAACATGGCTGGCGGCGTCAACTTGAACTATACGGCTGGCACCCTGATGCTGATCAAGGATCATATCAATCTGATGGGCATGAATCCGCTGTGTGGCCAGAACGATGAGCGGTTCGGCCCGCGTTTTCCGGACATGACCTATGTTTATTCCGAGGCCTACCGGACGATTGCCAAGCGCGAGGCAGCTACGCTCAGTGTTCCGCTGCAAGAGGGCGTCTATCTGGCGCTGAGCGGGCCAAGCTACGAAACGCCGGCAGAGATTCGCATGGTGCGGGTGCTCGGCGCTGATGCAGTCGGCATGTCTACTGTGCCCGAAGCCATCGTCGGCCGCCACATGGGCATGGAAATTTTAGGCATTTCCTTGATCTCCAACATGGCGGCAGGCGTTTTGGATCAGCCGCTCCATCACCAAGAAGTTCTCGATATGGGTGAGCGCATGGGCGGCGTGTTGACCGAACTGCTCCAACGCATCATACCAAAATTGGTCAACCCGTAGTAGAACGCAGCGAGCGGGCTTCGGTTAGTAGGCCTGCGTTTTGGAATGATTAAAATCCGATAGCTTGGACTTGAGAGATTCATGAATGATGTAGGTTGCTTCGAGATTCGGGCGTTGAGAGACGGACGCTGAGAAGTCGCATCTGAAGTTTGAAGTCTGAGAGGTCGAATTATGATCATAGGAATTTGCGGCGGCACAGGATCAGGCAAGACCACCGTGACACGAAAGGTTCTGGAGGCAGTCGGCGAAGATCAGGTCGCCTATCTACAGCACGATTCGTATTACCGCGACTTGAGTCATTTGCCATTTGAGCACCGAACCAAGGTCAACTTCGATCATCCGGATGCGCTGGATACGGATTTGCTGATTCAGCACGTTGAGCAGTTGCGGCAAGGTCAGCCGGTTGATCAACCGATTTACGATTTCACGCATCACGCGCGCTTAGCTGCCGTGCGCCGCATTCTGCCGAAGCCGGTGATTTTGATTGAAGGCATCCTGATTTTTGAGAATGCTCGGTTACGCTCGCTGATGGAGCTGAAAGTGTTTGTTGACACCGCTGATGATCTGCGGTTTATTCGACGGCTCCAACGCGATATTGCTGAACGCGGTCGCACGCCCGAATCGGTGATTCAGCAGTATCTGGAGACTGTTCGGCCAATGCACCTGGAATTCGTTGAACCGAGCAAACGATATGCAGATATCATCATTCCTGAAGGCGGTCAAAACTTGGCGGGGATTGATCTGCTGATTCAAAAAGTTCGATCACACTTGATGGCAAGCCCACTGGAGCAGAAAGCGCAGGCTGGGCAGCATGGCTAGAGCGATTTGCGCATCGGTTTACCTTGGGAGCGCTCGCTTGCAGCGTGCAGTAGCCGGCAAGACACGGGGCCAGCAGGCTAAAGGCAATCGAAAATCGCTCTAGCGTCACCGACAGGAGCTGATCGCAACCAAGCGGATTTTTCCGGCGCGCAATAATAGTGGAGCAGCATGGCGAGAGTTACTGATAGGATGTTGATCGAAGCAGCGCGGCAAGCGCGAGAAAAAGCGTACGCGCCTTATTCACGCTTCAAGGTGGGCGCGGCCGTGCTGACGCAATCGGGTCGAATCATTACCGGCTGCAACGTGGAAAGCGCCAGTTATGGTTTGACGTTGTGCGCCGAGCGAGTAGCGATTTTTAAGGCCATCTCCGAAGGCGAGTTGAGTTTTAAGAAGATTGCCGTGGTGACCGATACTGATGAATTAACGCCTCCTTGTGGCGCTTGCCGGCAGATCATCTGGGAATTCTGCGGCGATGTGCCGGTCGTCATGTCGAATTTGAAGCGCCGGACGGAACGTGAACAGATGCGTAGAATTCTGCCTCGCGCGTTTGATCGCCGATTCTTGAACAAATAAGGAGGGAGCTATGTCGAGCCGAATTGTGCAAGCTCCACGAGGCAAGCAGATCAGTTGTCGTGGTTGGCATCAGGAAGCAGCGTTGCGCATGCTGATGAACAATCTGGACCCTGAGGTGGCAGAAAATCCTCAAGAGTTGATTGTCTACGGCGGCGCCGGCAAAGCCGCGCGCAACTGGGCTTGCTTCGAGGCGATTGTTCGTTCGTTGCAGAGCCTGGAGAATGACGAAACTTTGCTAGTGCAATCGGGCAAGCCCGTCGGCGTGTTTCGCACGCATGAGATGGCCCCGCGCGTGTTGATTGCCAATTCAAATCTTGTGCCCCAGTGGGCCACATGGGATGAATTTCGCCGACTAGAAGCGATGGGGCTGATGATGTACGGCCAGATGACGGCGGGCAGTTGGATTTACATCGGCACGCAAGGGATTGTCCAGGGCACGTTCGAGACGTTCGCGGCAGCGGCGCGAAAACATTTCGCCGGCGACCTGCGTGGCAAGCTCGTCGTATCAGGCGGCATGGGCGGTATGGGCGGCGCGCAGCCGTTGGCAGCAACGATGAATGGCGCCGTGTTTCTTGGCATTGACGTGGACCCAACCCGCATCCAACGGCGCATCAAGACAGGCTACTGCGATCAGATGACGGATAATCTGGATGACGCGCTCGCCACACTGATGACGGCCAAGGCAGCGGGTCAGGCAGTCTCGGTGGGATTGGTAGGAAATTGCGCCGATGTGCTGCCGGAGCTAGTTCGTCGTGGCATCGTGCCGGACATGCTGACGGATCAGACCAGCGCGCATGATCCGCTCAATGGTTATGTGCCAGCCGGCATGCCGCTGGAGCAGGCGCTGCAATTGCGCCGGTCCAACCCTGATGAGTATGTGAAACGCTCGCTGGCTTCGATGGCCCGTCATGTGGAAGCCATGCTGGCGCTGATGCGGCAAGGCGCAGTCACGTTCGACTACGGTAATAATATCCGCCAATTTGCCTACTCAGCAGGCGTGCGCGATGCGTTTGAGATTCCCGGTTTTGTTTCCGAATACATTCGCCCGATGTTTTGCGAGGGTCGTGGACCGTTTCGTTGGGTGGCGCTCTCAGGCAATGCTCAGGATATTCGCCGGACAGATGATCTGGCTATGGAGCTGTTCCCTGATGATCCGGTGTTGAACCGATGGCTTCGGTTGGCACGCGAGCGGATCAAGTTTCAAGGGCTGCCGGCGCGGATTTGCTGGCTGGGTTATGGCGAACGCGCCGAGTTTGGTCAGGCGATCAATGAGCTGGTCAAACGCGGAGAGATTGAAGCGCCGGTCGTCATTGGACGTGATCATCTGGACTGTGGCTCGGTCGCTTCGCCGTACCGCGAGACAGAAGGGATGAAAGATGGCAGCGATGCTGTCGCCGATTGGCCGATTTTGAATGCGCTGCTCAACACGGCGTCAGGCGCCTCTTGGGTGTCGTTTCATCATGGCGGCGGCGTGGGCATCGGCTACAGCCTGCATGCAGGACAAGTGATCGTTGCTGACGGAACCGCCGACGGCGCGCGCCGACTTCAATTGGTCTTAACCAATGATCCGGGCATTGGCGTGGCGCGGCACGCAGACGCCGGTTACGAAGATGCGATCCGCACTGCGCAGACCAAGGGTATCAAAATTCCGATGATCTGATACCACCCCCTGCGGGCAAACTCGAAGCCCTCTTGGAGGGAAATTACAAGCACGAAATCCGAAACTCGAAATAAATTCCAATGACCAAACTCCAAAAAATCCGAAACTCCAAATCCGAAACTCGAAACAAATTCCAATGACCAAACTCTCACATGTGAAACAAGGATTGAGGCAGGGTTTGGTACATTGAGATTTTGACGTTTCAACTTGTTTCGGATTTCGTGCTTCGGATTTCGGATTTCCCTCGAAGAGGGCCTGATTTATCCTAATTTTATGCTTCACCAGCAACTAATTTGTCATGCATCACAGCTTGTTACACTAGCAGGTCCGCCTGGCCCTCGTGTTGGCCCGTTGATGCGCGAGCTCGGCATTATTGAGGACGGCGCTGTATTGATTGAAGACGGCGTCATTGTCGCCGTCGGAACTTCTGCTGAAGTCGTTGCGCAAGCCGATCAATCGGCTGAACGGATTGATGCACGTGGCCAGGTCGTATTGCCGGGCTTCGTTGATGCACACACGCATCCGGTATTCGCAGGGACTCGCGTGCAGGAATACGAGCTACGCGCTATGGGACTCACGTATCAGGAGATTGCGGCGCGCGGCGGCGGCATACGCTCGACGATGGAAATGACACGCGCGGCATCTGAAGATGAGTTACTGTCGCGCGCGCGGCGCTATGCCCGTTGGTTTATTGAGCACGGCACGACAACGATTGAAGCCAAGAGCGGATATGGACTGTCGTTGGAGAGCGAGATCAAGTTACTGCGAGTGATGGCTGCGCTCAACCGTGAAGGGCCGTTAGAAATAGTGCCAACGCTGCTGGCGGCGCATATTGTGCCGCCTGAATTCCAGCATCAGCGAGAAGCTTATCTGAGCATGATCTCGGACGAGCTGTTGCCGCTGGTCGCACAAGAAAAATTGGCCGAGTATCACGATGTTTTCTGCGAAACAGGGGCGTTCTCTGTTGACGAAACGCGTGCGCTCATGTTGCGGGCGCGCGAGCTTGGACTGAAACTCCGGCTGCATGCCAATCAATTCAGCGACACAGGCGCGGCGGCGCTCGCCGCCGAGTTGAACATGAGCACTTGCGATCACCTGGAACACGTGGATCAAAGCGCAATCGCAGCCTTGCAACGAGCCGGTGTGATCGCTGTCTTGTTGCCTGGGGCTGTGTGGCATCTTGGCTCTCAGCACTATCCGCCTGCGCGGGCCATGATTGACGCCGGACTGGCCGTTGTGTTAGCCACAGATTTCAATCCGGGTAGCTCGCCGACGCCGAACATGCAGATGATCCTGAGCCTCGCGTGCACACAAATGGGAATGACACCGGCTGAGGCACTGACAGCGACGACGCTCAATGCCGCTTACAGCCTGAATCGTGGAGATCGAATCGGTTCTATTGAAATAGGCAAGCAGGCTGACCTGGTGATCTTTGATTGTGCTGACTA
This region includes:
- a CDS encoding secondary thiamine-phosphate synthase enzyme YjbQ; this translates as MKSYRKELWFNTPTRMAFINITPQVEECVRESGVQEGLALVNAMHITASVFINDDEAGLHHDYSQWLERLAPHEPTGQYRHNDTGEDNADAHMKRQIMGREVVVAITKGRLDFGPWEQIFYGEFDGRRRKRVLVKIIGE
- a CDS encoding alpha/beta fold hydrolase; protein product: MPVISPSSYTPPWWLTNGHAQTILTALRRVTGVHYQRERISTPDDDFLDLDWARIGAQKLAILSHGLEGNSRRPYILGMVKALHRRGWDALAWNYRGCGGEPNRQPFFYHSGATYDLHTVVLHALRQNVYSELALIGFSLGGNLTLKYLGEQVYPISPLIKRAVAVSAPCDLKTGALKMMRPENRLYMMMFLRSLHQKIKAKMQVMPDVINDDGFEQIKNFKDFDDRYVAPLHGFKNAEDYWAKASSRPVIPNIRVPTLLINARNDPMLGEGAFPYEEAEANPYFFFEAPASGGHVGFISFNSNGELWSETRALEFLQQPIHVTAHGR
- a CDS encoding sterol desaturase family protein, with translation MDYIAWAIPFFVGLIAIEVAVACWLGRPYYRFNDAITDIGCGIGQQVVGLFFRTGLFLGYVYFYERFALIDFSNKPLAAWIVAFVGVDFLYYWWHRWSHRVNFLWAIHIVHHQSEEYNLAVALRQAWFSGLTAWVVYLPLAFLGIPPLVFVAMVSISTLYQFWIHTRLIGKLGWLEWIINTPSHHRVHHGRDPKYIDKNYGATLISWDRLFGTFQEEEEEPLYGTVKPYASWNSIWANFDYWAQLWQQARRAPYVWDKIRIWFMPPEWQPRGLQSPPPADSGERIRYETRVPLGLNGYIALQYAVLVPAMMWLMLNADSLRLSERVGAVSLILLTLLIWGGLFEKKYWALPLELGRLALIAAATLAYSWAEPAIWPLGAVTSVIVLLLAGWILRYRSLLMVSERRVVPLWGR
- a CDS encoding purine-nucleoside phosphorylase; the protein is MNNLYEKAQEAAEFIRSAYAQAPRCAVVLGSGLGAFADRLGGSVKIPYQQIPHFPVSTAVGHAGRLVLGQCDGVDVVAMQGRFHAYEGWTMQQVTFPIRVFGLLGIKALVLTNMAGGVNLNYTAGTLMLIKDHINLMGMNPLCGQNDERFGPRFPDMTYVYSEAYRTIAKREAATLSVPLQEGVYLALSGPSYETPAEIRMVRVLGADAVGMSTVPEAIVGRHMGMEILGISLISNMAAGVLDQPLHHQEVLDMGERMGGVLTELLQRIIPKLVNP
- the udk gene encoding uridine kinase — its product is MIIGICGGTGSGKTTVTRKVLEAVGEDQVAYLQHDSYYRDLSHLPFEHRTKVNFDHPDALDTDLLIQHVEQLRQGQPVDQPIYDFTHHARLAAVRRILPKPVILIEGILIFENARLRSLMELKVFVDTADDLRFIRRLQRDIAERGRTPESVIQQYLETVRPMHLEFVEPSKRYADIIIPEGGQNLAGIDLLIQKVRSHLMASPLEQKAQAGQHG
- a CDS encoding cytidine deaminase — translated: MARVTDRMLIEAARQAREKAYAPYSRFKVGAAVLTQSGRIITGCNVESASYGLTLCAERVAIFKAISEGELSFKKIAVVTDTDELTPPCGACRQIIWEFCGDVPVVMSNLKRRTEREQMRRILPRAFDRRFLNK
- the hutU gene encoding urocanate hydratase is translated as MSSRIVQAPRGKQISCRGWHQEAALRMLMNNLDPEVAENPQELIVYGGAGKAARNWACFEAIVRSLQSLENDETLLVQSGKPVGVFRTHEMAPRVLIANSNLVPQWATWDEFRRLEAMGLMMYGQMTAGSWIYIGTQGIVQGTFETFAAAARKHFAGDLRGKLVVSGGMGGMGGAQPLAATMNGAVFLGIDVDPTRIQRRIKTGYCDQMTDNLDDALATLMTAKAAGQAVSVGLVGNCADVLPELVRRGIVPDMLTDQTSAHDPLNGYVPAGMPLEQALQLRRSNPDEYVKRSLASMARHVEAMLALMRQGAVTFDYGNNIRQFAYSAGVRDAFEIPGFVSEYIRPMFCEGRGPFRWVALSGNAQDIRRTDDLAMELFPDDPVLNRWLRLARERIKFQGLPARICWLGYGERAEFGQAINELVKRGEIEAPVVIGRDHLDCGSVASPYRETEGMKDGSDAVADWPILNALLNTASGASWVSFHHGGGVGIGYSLHAGQVIVADGTADGARRLQLVLTNDPGIGVARHADAGYEDAIRTAQTKGIKIPMI
- the hutI gene encoding imidazolonepropionase, with the protein product MRELGIIEDGAVLIEDGVIVAVGTSAEVVAQADQSAERIDARGQVVLPGFVDAHTHPVFAGTRVQEYELRAMGLTYQEIAARGGGIRSTMEMTRAASEDELLSRARRYARWFIEHGTTTIEAKSGYGLSLESEIKLLRVMAALNREGPLEIVPTLLAAHIVPPEFQHQREAYLSMISDELLPLVAQEKLAEYHDVFCETGAFSVDETRALMLRARELGLKLRLHANQFSDTGAAALAAELNMSTCDHLEHVDQSAIAALQRAGVIAVLLPGAVWHLGSQHYPPARAMIDAGLAVVLATDFNPGSSPTPNMQMILSLACTQMGMTPAEALTATTLNAAYSLNRGDRIGSIEIGKQADLVIFDCADYREIPYFYGRNHVNRVIKRGCVVFTKSCVSLN